One segment of Eschrichtius robustus isolate mEscRob2 chromosome 3, mEscRob2.pri, whole genome shotgun sequence DNA contains the following:
- the NHLH1 gene encoding helix-loop-helix protein 1, translated as MMLNSDTMELDLPPTHSETESGFSDCGGGAGPDGAGPGGPGGGLEPGEPGRKDLQHLSREERRRRRRATAKYRTAHATRERIRVEAFNLAFAELRKLLPTLPPDKKLSKIEILRLAICYISYLNHVLDV; from the coding sequence ATGATGCTCAACTCAGACACCATGGAGCTGGACCTGCCTCCCACCCACTCTGAGACCGAGTCCGGCTTCAGCGactgtgggggcggggcgggccctgacggggcggggccgggggggcCGGGAGGGGGTCTGGAGCCGGGAGAGCCGGGCCGGAAAGACCTGCAGCACCTGAGCCGTGAGGAGCGGCGGCGCCGGCGGCGCGCCACAGCCAAGTACCGCACGGCCCACGCCACGCGGGAGCGAATTCGCGTGGAAGCCTTCAACCTGGCCTTCGCCGAGCTGCGCAAGCTGCTGCCCACGCTGCCCCCCGACAAGAAGCTTTCCAAGATTGAGATCCTGCGCCTGGCCATCTGCTACATCTCCTACCTGAACCACGTGCTGGACGTCTGA